Proteins from one Leptospiraceae bacterium genomic window:
- a CDS encoding DUF1577 domain-containing protein: MLISIKSDDIEIMAVGRTDSMQELITLMDTIYGETIIGTDVNLIKHLFYYLRFDNTEFVFEYDDRMMSVVVHNVLQDFVELNVPDFSEASSRRAKIKFEIINVLYIFEVIIEDIRSSIVKIKLPTELQSAEMRQYRRVACDDLFMDFIILFKSFKGGRYVSGDNIHAERQFTHLFREIKFDVPNLKLMNMIVTDYIRKVSDEYELVIYKMGDGHDFIKNTLSKDNKTIYISDCANADSYIEDLKSKNYKTFFEVYQEKIKDVGEFQARKFFEVMQKKENRAFMVSYIIAPITMFDRVIGHIKVYSTAMDKHMLTRTDLEYIHEMTEIFSYGLTKIAIKGNTFNEIYTNTRIVDISISGLLFEISDENLFQYLKKHSSVKMYIPMGKNKLEINGEIIRYIISDDGFKLGVNFFSSNPGDMKILETYIYEKKGNVLSE; the protein is encoded by the coding sequence TTGCTAATTTCGATAAAAAGTGACGATATTGAAATCATGGCAGTCGGCAGAACAGATTCAATGCAAGAACTCATCACCCTGATGGATACTATTTATGGGGAAACCATCATAGGTACTGATGTTAATCTTATTAAACACCTGTTTTATTACTTAAGATTTGATAACACTGAGTTTGTTTTTGAATACGATGATCGAATGATGTCTGTGGTTGTTCATAATGTTTTGCAAGATTTTGTAGAGCTGAATGTTCCTGATTTTTCGGAAGCGAGTTCAAGAAGAGCAAAAATCAAATTTGAAATCATCAATGTTCTTTATATTTTTGAAGTTATCATTGAAGACATTCGAAGCTCCATCGTAAAAATCAAACTTCCAACTGAATTACAATCTGCTGAGATGCGTCAATATCGTCGTGTTGCCTGTGACGATTTATTCATGGACTTTATTATTTTGTTCAAATCATTTAAAGGCGGACGTTATGTGAGTGGGGATAATATTCATGCTGAGAGGCAGTTTACTCATCTTTTCCGCGAAATAAAATTTGATGTTCCCAATTTGAAATTAATGAATATGATTGTAACAGATTATATTCGAAAAGTTTCTGATGAATATGAATTGGTGATTTACAAAATGGGAGATGGTCATGATTTTATAAAGAACACTCTTTCTAAAGATAACAAAACAATTTATATTTCAGATTGTGCAAATGCAGATTCATATATAGAAGATTTAAAATCAAAAAATTATAAAACATTTTTTGAAGTTTATCAAGAAAAGATAAAAGACGTAGGTGAGTTTCAAGCTAGAAAGTTTTTTGAAGTAATGCAAAAGAAAGAAAACCGCGCTTTCATGGTTTCTTATATCATTGCACCCATTACAATGTTTGATCGAGTCATCGGACATATCAAAGTTTACAGCACTGCTATGGACAAACACATGCTTACCCGCACCGACTTGGAATACATTCATGAGATGACCGAGATTTTTAGTTATGGATTAACTAAGATTGCGATTAAAGGAAATACGTTCAATGAAATCTATACAAATACTAGAATCGTAGACATTAGCATCAGTGGGTTACTATTCGAAATCTCTGATGAGAATTTATTTCAATACTTAAAAAAACATTCGAGTGTTAAAATGTATATTCCGATGGGAAAAAACAAACTCGAAATCAATGGCGAAATCATTCGTTATATTATTTCTGATGATGGATTTAAACTAGGTGTAAATTTCTTTTCTTCAAATCCGGGTGACATGAAAATTCTTGAGACTTATATCTATGAGAAGAAAGGAAATGTGCTATCGGAGTAG
- a CDS encoding type II toxin-antitoxin system RelE/ParE family toxin produces the protein MYQVIIQEAIDKDLKGISRTDIEKIYKRIKSLETAISIDSFKLVNSNIYRIRQGDFRIFFEADLFNRIITVFKISHRKDAY, from the coding sequence ATGTATCAAGTCATAATTCAAGAAGCGATAGATAAAGATTTGAAAGGAATTTCTAGAACAGACATTGAGAAAATCTACAAAAGGATTAAATCACTAGAAACCGCGATAAGCATTGATTCTTTTAAATTAGTCAATTCGAATATCTATAGAATTAGACAAGGTGATTTTAGAATTTTCTTTGAAGCCGATTTATTTAATAGAATAATCACTGTATTTAAAATTTCTCATCGTAAAGATGCCTATTAA
- the rsmA gene encoding ribosomal RNA small subunit methyltransferase A: protein MSYEYPYYSVSKIRSFMDERNANPLKKWGQNFITDPNTLDFIINSIDKDALAKTNSVAEIGIGLGALTHKLALLNKKLFLFEIDPVYIENMKSMEYFDSANSILYEGDVLNTISNLKDEKIFLTGNLPYYITSEILTTSLKSVPNLTGAIFMVQKEFADRICNEISSLSIFVSAFGKFSFLRKISPSCFYPKPDASSALIRFTPTNHSYSKMQIDKLELILRTFFWGKRKTIGKSISEAPFLDAKEFNRDYPDLRKEILDSLAQNKIELRLRPEELKVDDYHKILKGLAS from the coding sequence ATGAGTTATGAATACCCCTATTACAGCGTTTCGAAAATTAGATCCTTCATGGACGAAAGAAATGCAAACCCACTGAAGAAATGGGGACAAAATTTTATCACAGATCCAAATACTTTAGATTTTATAATCAATTCTATCGACAAGGACGCGCTCGCAAAAACTAATTCGGTTGCCGAAATCGGAATAGGACTCGGTGCGCTCACACACAAGCTCGCTCTTCTTAACAAAAAACTTTTTTTATTCGAAATTGATCCAGTCTACATCGAAAATATGAAATCGATGGAATACTTCGATAGCGCAAACTCTATATTATACGAAGGCGATGTATTAAACACAATCAGCAACTTAAAAGACGAAAAGATTTTTTTAACAGGAAATCTCCCTTATTACATAACAAGTGAAATTCTTACTACTAGTTTAAAATCAGTCCCCAATTTAACCGGTGCCATTTTTATGGTGCAAAAAGAATTTGCCGACAGAATCTGCAATGAAATATCTTCGCTTTCGATTTTTGTATCTGCCTTTGGAAAATTTTCTTTTCTAAGAAAGATTTCTCCTTCTTGCTTCTACCCGAAACCGGACGCTAGTTCAGCTTTGATACGGTTTACACCAACAAATCACTCTTATTCTAAAATGCAAATTGATAAGTTAGAATTAATCCTAAGAACTTTCTTCTGGGGAAAAAGAAAAACAATTGGCAAGTCCATCTCTGAAGCTCCTTTTTTAGATGCAAAAGAGTTTAATCGCGATTACCCTGACTTGCGTAAGGAAATATTGGATTCACTTGCTCAGAATAAAATCGAACTCCGATTGCGTCCGGAAGAATTGAAGGTCGATGACTATCATAAGATTTTGAAAGGCTTAGCAAGTTAG
- a CDS encoding ComEC/Rec2 family competence protein produces the protein MSFLNQLKPVSKFSFFAMGYLSYYVIAKIRLDPILIFTLGILSIACIFTGYTKVTAILIGILFGFFHNFYFESKKQDVTFNEKYFAILKEENSFKIEFKKEVKRNFYETEFQSDKNKFTLITKRYKKDITLPILLCDSRFLSIKKVSPEEEYFRFLKDFQFSYIQIRESKCKRQSELIDNRKLLRKKVEDLLDRAGITDYANDIAMGLFFGDASFLENEFKEKVREGGVLHLFAASGLHIGVFIGFIYFFAKQIWFFNYYTERIIPLVVAFSYLYILDFPVSLLRAYIFTATLVLGSLFFRKMKSIDLILVSSAIILCIDRENFLTLSFNLSYSAVCGILFLKSFLEKLAFGNFKNLFIENFTISISASLGTYPVLLFYFKTFSFGSIFLNLLLVPLTSLLLPLLYVSLLFQFLYESILDFIFTKSFFGESFYFDWLSCLEMEFNFSFFNCFVKAGIEIFWIYSELLLRTLAYLSETLSVNVGFYRGVKESFRFHMGIYFALLAILIIGFFILELKLFTKKENKRKAIRFRILLSLLTLLFIGSFFYFGFVLYPETKKEHKVAKNIFAGSDYYLVREKNEIYLGGICKYSHYKIERHLRENLCDESIESFYIEEETCLSLATLCKKTAPNVKIFSAKKLPDWENQYADLKWDVQASKRNFTQLLIFYPHLDSLSQLQKNSRVDKGNILLLFAYKLQDNAKDWNENKNLLGINPDWNFITPDEL, from the coding sequence ATGAGTTTCTTAAATCAGCTAAAACCTGTGAGTAAATTTTCTTTTTTTGCAATGGGATACTTGTCTTATTATGTCATTGCTAAAATTAGGCTTGATCCAATATTAATTTTTACTTTAGGAATACTGAGCATAGCTTGTATCTTCACCGGATACACGAAAGTAACCGCAATTTTAATTGGTATTTTATTTGGATTTTTTCATAATTTTTATTTTGAGTCCAAAAAACAGGATGTGACTTTCAATGAAAAATATTTTGCAATTCTAAAAGAAGAGAATTCATTTAAAATTGAGTTTAAAAAAGAAGTGAAACGAAATTTTTATGAGACAGAATTCCAATCTGATAAAAACAAATTCACTTTAATCACAAAGCGTTATAAAAAAGACATTACACTACCTATTTTATTGTGTGATTCAAGATTTCTTTCTATCAAAAAAGTTTCGCCGGAAGAAGAATACTTTCGATTTCTAAAAGATTTTCAATTCTCCTATATACAAATTAGAGAAAGCAAATGCAAACGCCAGAGTGAGCTAATCGACAATAGAAAACTACTTCGAAAAAAAGTAGAAGATCTTTTAGATCGAGCAGGAATCACAGACTATGCAAACGATATTGCGATGGGACTTTTTTTTGGAGATGCCAGCTTTCTTGAAAATGAGTTCAAAGAAAAAGTAAGAGAAGGAGGAGTGCTACATTTATTTGCAGCTTCCGGTCTTCATATTGGTGTATTCATTGGATTTATTTATTTTTTTGCAAAGCAAATTTGGTTTTTTAACTATTACACTGAGCGAATCATTCCTCTTGTCGTTGCATTTTCTTATCTTTACATTCTAGATTTTCCAGTTTCTTTACTTCGCGCCTATATTTTCACAGCTACACTCGTGCTCGGAAGTTTATTCTTTCGCAAAATGAAGAGCATTGATCTTATTTTAGTTTCTTCTGCTATCATTTTATGCATTGACAGAGAAAATTTTCTAACACTTTCTTTTAATCTTTCCTATTCTGCTGTCTGCGGAATTTTATTTTTAAAGTCTTTCTTAGAAAAGCTAGCATTTGGAAATTTTAAAAATTTATTCATAGAAAATTTTACAATTTCCATTTCCGCAAGTTTAGGAACCTATCCGGTTTTACTTTTTTATTTTAAAACTTTTAGCTTTGGATCTATTTTTTTAAATCTGCTTTTAGTTCCACTTACCTCCCTACTTCTTCCTTTGCTGTATGTTTCACTGCTCTTTCAGTTTTTATATGAATCGATTCTAGATTTTATTTTCACGAAAAGCTTTTTCGGAGAATCTTTTTATTTTGATTGGCTTTCTTGTTTAGAAATGGAATTTAATTTTTCATTTTTTAATTGCTTTGTAAAAGCAGGAATCGAAATCTTTTGGATCTATTCCGAGCTATTACTTCGAACTCTCGCTTATCTATCTGAGACTCTTTCTGTGAATGTAGGATTTTATCGCGGCGTCAAAGAATCTTTTCGTTTTCATATGGGAATTTATTTTGCTTTGCTTGCAATTCTCATAATCGGATTTTTTATTTTAGAATTAAAATTATTCACAAAGAAAGAAAATAAAAGAAAGGCAATTCGATTTAGAATTCTACTTTCCTTATTAACTCTTTTATTTATTGGTTCTTTTTTCTATTTTGGTTTTGTATTGTACCCTGAAACTAAAAAAGAGCACAAAGTTGCCAAAAATATTTTTGCGGGCTCTGATTATTATCTAGTAAGAGAGAAAAATGAAATTTACCTCGGAGGAATTTGCAAATACAGTCATTACAAAATTGAAAGACACCTGAGAGAAAATCTATGCGATGAATCAATTGAATCTTTTTATATTGAAGAAGAGACTTGTTTGTCGCTTGCAACGCTTTGTAAAAAAACTGCGCCGAATGTAAAAATTTTTTCTGCTAAAAAGCTTCCCGATTGGGAGAATCAATATGCAGATTTGAAATGGGATGTGCAAGCATCTAAAAGAAATTTTACCCAACTACTCATATTCTATCCGCATTTGGACTCACTTTCTCAATTACAGAAAAATTCTAGAGTCGATAAAGGAAATATTCTACTTCTTTTCGCTTATAAATTACAGGACAACGCAAAAGATTGGAATGAAAATAAAAACTTACTTGGAATTAATCCCGACTGGAATTTTATAACACCAGATGAGTTATGA
- a CDS encoding leucine--tRNA ligase, with translation MDYPFNEIEKKWQEYWEKNQTFLTDINSKKEKFYCLDMFPYPSGAGLHVGHPEGYTATDIVSRYKRMKDFEVLHPMGWDAFGLPAERYAMQTGIHPSVTTKNNIDNFRRQIKMLGLSYDWSREISTTDPDYYKWTQWIFLKVYNSYYDKRVNKARPIMELIQRFEEDGTADTGYPNKFTKDDWLRMPLSEKERVLSDFRLVYQAEIPVNWCEALGTVLANEEVEEWTNKGYTVVRKPMRQYMMRITAYAERLLDDLELVSWPQSTLEMQRNWIGKSEGLEIEFITESGERITVYTTRPDTIFGATYLVLAPEHPLVDKLTTPENKKAVEDYKRSASFKSEMDRTEMTKDKTGVFIGSYVLSPVGEETKIPVWISDYVLATYGTGAIMAVPAHDSRDFAFAKKFNLPIKQVIAGPPPETESFDSKDSTCINSFTELLNINGLSYFEACIKVSNWIDARKSGKKKTQYKLRDWLFARQRYWGEPIPLVHYEAGFTKDIPESEIPLTLPDLKEFAPSGTGESPLANAKEWLEYKHERFGKGRRETNTMPQWAGSCWYYLRYIDPKNDKSLCDKELEKKWMSVDLYVGGAEHAVLHLLYSRFWHKILFDLDVVSTPEPFKKLLHQGLILGEDKKKMSKSLGNVVNPDDVVKEFGADSLRLFEMFMGPFDMVKPWSTKGAEGIFRFLNRVWRLFHGKDGENFQIDDSEPDLEQLKSLHRTIKKVEEGIENFTFNTAIAQMMIFVNEMTPLTTRPRKILEPFILVLAPFAPHIAEELWSKLGYSSTLSFEPYPAHNPEYLVEDTITIVVQVNGKLRGEFSASKTISESEAILEAKKIEKVIPFLEGKTIKKEIYVKEKLVNLVVV, from the coding sequence GTGGATTATCCTTTTAACGAGATAGAAAAAAAATGGCAAGAGTATTGGGAAAAGAATCAAACTTTTCTCACAGATATAAATAGTAAGAAAGAAAAATTTTATTGCTTGGATATGTTTCCTTATCCAAGCGGAGCTGGACTCCATGTCGGTCACCCTGAAGGATATACTGCCACTGACATAGTTTCTAGATACAAACGAATGAAAGACTTTGAAGTGCTTCATCCAATGGGATGGGATGCTTTTGGTCTTCCTGCTGAGCGTTATGCTATGCAAACGGGAATTCACCCGAGCGTAACCACCAAAAATAATATTGATAATTTTAGAAGGCAGATCAAAATGCTTGGTTTGTCTTATGATTGGTCTAGAGAAATTTCTACAACTGATCCAGACTATTACAAATGGACACAATGGATTTTTTTAAAAGTTTATAATTCCTATTATGATAAACGAGTCAACAAAGCACGTCCGATTATGGAACTCATTCAGCGCTTTGAAGAAGATGGAACGGCTGACACCGGTTATCCGAACAAATTTACAAAAGATGATTGGTTAAGAATGCCACTTTCCGAAAAGGAAAGAGTTCTTTCTGATTTTCGTTTGGTCTATCAGGCAGAGATTCCTGTGAACTGGTGCGAGGCACTCGGAACGGTTCTCGCAAATGAAGAAGTAGAAGAATGGACTAACAAAGGTTATACGGTAGTTCGTAAACCAATGCGTCAATATATGATGCGAATCACTGCTTATGCAGAAAGACTTCTAGATGATTTGGAATTAGTTTCCTGGCCTCAGTCCACTTTGGAAATGCAAAGAAATTGGATTGGTAAAAGTGAAGGTCTCGAGATTGAATTCATTACTGAATCGGGTGAGCGGATAACGGTATACACCACTCGACCTGATACGATTTTCGGAGCTACGTATTTAGTTCTTGCACCGGAGCATCCGTTAGTAGATAAACTCACAACTCCTGAAAATAAAAAAGCAGTAGAAGATTACAAGCGATCTGCTTCTTTTAAAAGTGAAATGGATAGAACTGAGATGACAAAGGATAAGACAGGTGTTTTTATTGGCTCCTATGTTTTAAGTCCTGTCGGCGAAGAAACAAAAATTCCAGTTTGGATTTCCGATTATGTTTTGGCGACTTACGGAACAGGAGCAATCATGGCTGTTCCCGCTCACGATAGCCGAGACTTTGCCTTTGCAAAAAAATTCAATCTTCCAATTAAGCAAGTAATTGCAGGACCGCCGCCAGAAACAGAAAGTTTTGACTCCAAAGATTCAACTTGTATTAATTCTTTTACTGAGTTATTAAATATAAACGGTCTTTCTTATTTCGAAGCCTGTATCAAAGTATCCAACTGGATTGATGCAAGAAAATCTGGAAAGAAAAAAACACAATACAAACTCAGAGATTGGTTATTTGCCAGACAAAGATATTGGGGGGAACCAATTCCACTCGTTCATTACGAAGCGGGGTTTACAAAAGATATTCCCGAATCTGAGATTCCACTTACCTTACCGGATTTAAAAGAATTCGCTCCCTCCGGCACCGGCGAATCACCATTAGCCAATGCAAAAGAATGGTTAGAATACAAACACGAGCGTTTTGGGAAAGGAAGAAGGGAAACCAACACCATGCCGCAATGGGCGGGCTCTTGCTGGTATTACCTACGTTATATTGATCCGAAAAATGATAAATCGTTATGCGATAAAGAATTAGAAAAAAAATGGATGTCTGTTGATTTATATGTTGGTGGGGCTGAGCACGCCGTATTACATCTATTATACTCTCGATTCTGGCATAAGATTTTATTTGATTTGGATGTTGTATCTACTCCTGAGCCTTTTAAAAAACTTCTCCATCAGGGTTTAATTCTCGGTGAAGACAAAAAGAAAATGTCTAAATCTCTTGGAAATGTTGTCAATCCTGATGATGTTGTAAAAGAATTTGGTGCAGATAGTCTTCGTCTTTTTGAAATGTTCATGGGACCATTTGATATGGTTAAACCCTGGAGCACAAAAGGGGCAGAAGGAATTTTCCGTTTTCTCAATCGTGTATGGAGACTCTTTCACGGAAAAGACGGAGAAAATTTTCAAATTGATGACTCCGAGCCTGACTTGGAACAATTAAAAAGTCTGCACCGAACCATTAAAAAAGTAGAAGAGGGGATTGAGAATTTTACGTTTAACACTGCGATTGCGCAAATGATGATTTTTGTAAACGAAATGACTCCACTTACCACTCGACCAAGAAAAATTTTGGAGCCTTTTATTCTAGTCTTAGCGCCATTTGCTCCTCATATTGCCGAAGAGCTTTGGTCAAAACTTGGATATTCTTCCACACTTAGTTTTGAGCCCTATCCTGCGCATAATCCAGAGTATCTTGTAGAAGATACGATTACGATTGTTGTTCAGGTAAATGGCAAACTTCGAGGGGAATTCTCTGCTTCCAAAACCATCTCGGAATCCGAAGCAATTCTAGAAGCCAAGAAAATCGAAAAAGTAATTCCTTTCTTAGAAGGAAAAACAATCAAAAAAGAGATTTACGTAAAAGAAAAATTGGTGAATCTTGTAGTTGTGTAA
- a CDS encoding DUF4349 domain-containing protein gives MKILFINTLFLFLFLNCSKKMEPVVSTESSAPAAPKVNQQLADNDGFADKKEMADEESGGEKNRRDSSKGGMKEDDGIIQKPLDPISEASKSRLLEYTIQLNYKVETIEKARETVLNVVKKESYIASSQTNVSSGYESMSLQVQIPVTAMYDTLLQLDKIGQLTYEDIRTQDWTEHNELQKNKLSREALRMIRRSKAANKGSAETWNWKDREEALERSEDTADAAKLESWKIKDHVAWAKVNISISGKELPTKVQVPNYKDAFISAINFLLELTYYLVWIVPIAFVIFLLFKGYRWIRR, from the coding sequence ATGAAAATATTATTTATCAATACCTTATTTCTTTTTCTATTTCTGAACTGTAGCAAAAAGATGGAACCTGTTGTAAGCACAGAGTCGAGTGCTCCTGCTGCTCCTAAGGTGAATCAGCAATTAGCGGATAATGATGGTTTTGCGGATAAAAAGGAAATGGCGGATGAAGAATCGGGCGGCGAAAAAAATAGAAGAGATTCATCTAAAGGTGGAATGAAAGAAGACGACGGCATAATACAAAAGCCGCTAGATCCAATTTCAGAAGCTTCTAAGTCTAGACTATTAGAATATACCATTCAACTTAATTACAAAGTGGAAACAATTGAGAAAGCAAGGGAGACTGTATTAAACGTAGTAAAAAAAGAATCCTATATCGCAAGCTCTCAGACAAATGTTTCTAGTGGATATGAGAGTATGAGTTTACAAGTTCAAATTCCAGTTACTGCAATGTATGATACTCTATTACAATTGGATAAGATCGGTCAGCTTACTTACGAAGATATTCGCACGCAAGACTGGACAGAGCACAATGAATTACAAAAAAACAAACTAAGTAGAGAAGCTCTTCGTATGATAAGAAGATCCAAAGCGGCTAACAAGGGTTCTGCGGAAACTTGGAATTGGAAAGACCGCGAAGAAGCGCTCGAAAGAAGTGAAGACACCGCAGATGCTGCAAAATTAGAATCCTGGAAAATCAAAGACCATGTCGCCTGGGCAAAAGTAAATATTTCTATTTCAGGAAAAGAATTACCCACAAAAGTGCAAGTCCCAAATTACAAAGATGCATTCATTAGCGCGATCAATTTTCTATTAGAGTTAACCTATTATCTAGTGTGGATAGTGCCTATTGCATTTGTGATATTCTTACTCTTCAAAGGTTATAGATGGATTAGAAGATAA
- a CDS encoding NAD(P)-dependent glycerol-3-phosphate dehydrogenase encodes MKIGLIGSGSFGTALGSLLADKGYDVLMWTRSKEQADGINQHHKNAKHLSDLILPNNLRASTSLEEVVRDKELILSAPPSHVLSEIIHKIKDDLSPNVPIVSATKGIENGTLRMVSEIFEAELPGRLHKNLSYLSGPSFAKEIIDRVPTVVSIASKNEATAKTVQEIFSFTYFRTYWTPDVVGVELGGSLKNVIAIAAGVVDGFGQGQNTRAAVITRGLNEITRLGVKKGADPMTFLGPSGIGDLVLTCCGDLSRNRTVGIKLGQGKTLAEILAEMNEVAEGVKTTKSAYDLSKKLGVSMPITEEIYKMLYQDKSPKDVLRDLMGRDLKREGIH; translated from the coding sequence ATGAAAATAGGTTTGATTGGATCGGGAAGTTTTGGGACGGCACTCGGAAGTCTACTCGCTGATAAAGGTTATGATGTTCTCATGTGGACACGCTCAAAAGAACAAGCGGATGGAATTAACCAACATCATAAAAATGCAAAACATCTTTCTGATTTAATTCTTCCGAATAATCTTCGCGCTAGCACAAGTCTCGAAGAAGTAGTTCGCGATAAAGAATTGATTCTTTCAGCACCACCATCTCATGTTCTTTCAGAAATTATCCACAAAATTAAAGACGATCTCTCACCTAATGTTCCAATCGTTTCCGCGACAAAAGGAATTGAAAATGGAACGCTTCGCATGGTTTCCGAAATTTTTGAAGCAGAACTTCCGGGGCGACTTCACAAAAATCTAAGCTATTTATCAGGACCCAGTTTTGCAAAAGAAATCATTGATCGAGTTCCCACAGTAGTCAGCATTGCTTCTAAGAATGAAGCCACTGCAAAGACAGTGCAGGAAATTTTTAGTTTTACTTATTTTAGAACTTATTGGACTCCCGATGTTGTCGGAGTGGAATTAGGTGGTTCATTGAAAAACGTAATTGCAATTGCCGCCGGGGTGGTGGATGGATTCGGACAGGGACAAAATACTCGTGCAGCAGTTATCACTCGTGGGTTAAATGAAATTACCCGCTTAGGTGTAAAGAAGGGTGCAGATCCTATGACTTTTCTTGGACCTTCTGGAATTGGGGATTTGGTTTTGACTTGTTGTGGTGATTTGTCGCGTAACCGCACAGTTGGAATTAAATTAGGTCAGGGAAAAACATTAGCCGAAATTCTTGCTGAGATGAATGAAGTCGCAGAAGGTGTAAAGACTACAAAGAGTGCGTATGATCTTTCTAAAAAATTAGGAGTTTCAATGCCGATTACAGAAGAAATTTATAAGATGCTTTATCAGGACAAATCTCCAAAGGACGTTTTACGAGATTTGATGGGAAGAGATTTAAAAAGGGAAGGAATTCACTAA
- a CDS encoding SIS domain-containing protein: MKRLKEQLIETYNLLNILLHDEETENKVTTATKLIADTLKENHPFLICGNGGSASDSMHIAGELVGRFLKERKALNVICLSSNPAVITAWANDYSYEDIFARQVEAYAKTGGVLLGISTSGNSKNVVRAFEMARSMNVKTIALTGKGGGKLSGISDILIEVPSNHTPRIQEMHIMLYHYICERVEEILS; the protein is encoded by the coding sequence ATGAAACGTTTAAAAGAGCAACTCATAGAGACTTACAATCTACTCAATATCCTTTTGCATGATGAAGAAACCGAAAACAAAGTTACTACTGCTACAAAATTAATTGCTGACACTTTAAAAGAAAATCATCCATTTCTGATTTGTGGCAACGGGGGCTCAGCTTCTGATTCCATGCATATTGCGGGAGAATTGGTTGGACGATTTCTAAAAGAAAGAAAGGCACTCAATGTAATTTGTCTTTCTTCCAACCCTGCCGTAATTACTGCCTGGGCAAACGATTATTCCTATGAAGATATTTTTGCCAGACAAGTAGAAGCCTATGCAAAGACAGGAGGAGTTCTACTTGGAATATCGACAAGTGGAAATTCTAAGAACGTAGTTCGCGCTTTTGAAATGGCAAGGTCTATGAACGTTAAGACTATTGCATTAACAGGAAAAGGTGGGGGAAAACTTTCCGGTATTTCCGATATTTTAATTGAAGTGCCTTCGAATCATACACCTCGTATTCAAGAAATGCATATCATGTTGTATCATTATATATGTGAGAGAGTCGAGGAGATACTTAGCTAA
- a CDS encoding UpxY family transcription antiterminator codes for MIQEKIQSSPDVNATVLQWYAVYTKPRGEKKLREALDKKAIQSFLPLLSEKKKWSDRYKVISSPLFASYIFVKIDYQQDSIRILQEPNSVQFVHYSGKPATIEDETIEMIRLFLEEYPDKIKIEQEAKLRKGNILEIRQGPFAGRKVTVEKVKNDYYVVVRLPMLNRTVLMEVKKEDLAL; via the coding sequence ATGATCCAAGAAAAAATCCAATCTTCTCCCGATGTAAATGCAACTGTATTACAATGGTATGCTGTTTATACAAAGCCGCGCGGAGAAAAAAAACTCAGAGAAGCTTTAGACAAAAAAGCAATTCAAAGTTTTTTGCCATTGCTATCTGAAAAGAAAAAATGGTCGGATCGATACAAGGTTATTTCTTCTCCTCTCTTTGCTTCTTATATATTTGTAAAGATTGATTATCAGCAAGATTCCATTCGTATCTTACAAGAACCGAATTCTGTTCAGTTTGTGCATTACAGCGGTAAGCCGGCAACGATTGAAGATGAGACAATCGAGATGATTCGGCTTTTCTTAGAAGAGTATCCGGACAAAATCAAAATTGAGCAAGAAGCAAAACTGAGAAAGGGAAATATTTTAGAAATTAGACAGGGACCTTTTGCAGGAAGAAAGGTAACAGTAGAAAAAGTAAAAAATGATTACTATGTAGTAGTTCGTCTTCCCATGCTCAACCGAACAGTTTTAATGGAAGTAAAGAAAGAAGACTTAGCTTTATGA